In Bacillus pumilus, the sequence TTTTACTGTAAGCAATAAGTGGAACGTATTCTCTTGTATGGTCTGTTCCGTGATGAACTGGGTCATTTCCGTGATCTGCTGTGATCACAAGGAGATCATCCTCTTTTAACAGGTCAAACACTTCAGGAAGACGTGCGTCATATTCCTCTAGTGCTTTTCCGTAGCCCTCTGGGTCTCTTCTGTGCCCATAAAGAGCGTCAAAATCAACAAGGTTTAAAAAGCTGAGTCCTGTAAAGTCTGTTTTAAGTGTCTCGACGAGCTTGTCCATTCCATCCATATTTGATTTCGTTCTGAGAGAAGATGTAATTCCTTCACCGTCATAAATATCAGAGATTTTTCCAATGGCAATGACATCAAGCCCATCATCTTTCAGCTCATTCATAACGGTACGGTCAAATGGTTTTAAAGCATAGTCATGACGGTTTGGCGTTCTGACAAATGCCCCAGGCTCCCCGACAAACGGACGAGCAATAATGCGTCCTACCATATATTTTTCATCTAAAGTCAGTTCTCGTGCAATTTCACAAATGCGGTAGAGCTCTTCCAGTGGCACAACTTCTTCGTGCGCAGCAATTTGCAAAACAGAATCCGCAGATGTATAAACGATTAAATCACCTGTTTTCATGTGCTCTTCGCCAAGCTCATCCAGAATTTCTGTCCCAGATGCTGGTTTATTCCCAATGATGCCCCGTCCTGTTTTTTCTTTTAGTTCATTTAATAGTTCATCTGGGAATCCGTCTGGAAAGACTTTAAACGGTGTGTCTATGTAAAGACCCATGATTTCCCAGTGTCCTGTCATTGTGTCTTTCCCATTTGATGCTTCTTGCATCTTTCCATAATACGCAAGCGGTTTTTCGTCCGCTGGAATTCCTTTGATTTCTTTAATATGACTCAGCCCAAGCTTCGCCATATTCGGCATATGAAGCCCGTTCATTTTTTCAGCAATATGTCCAAGTGTATCTGCACCTACATCATTAAAATCAGCAGCATCTGGTGCTTCACCAATCCCTACTGAATCCATCACAATGAGGAAAATGCGTTTATACTGATAATCAGGCATTAAAAAGCGCCTCCTTCAATATTCTTGTCCTTTGACCTTTCAAATATAGAGAGGTCAGACATCTCAAGTATAAACCGTTTACAAGTCAATTGACAACTATAAACGGTACAAACAACAAAAAGCATGGTACACGTTCACCGTGCCATGCTTTACTTATGCCCTTGGATGGAATTTGTGATACACATCTTTCAGTCTTGTTTTCGTCACATGTGTATAAATTTGTGTTGTTGATATATCCGCATGCCCGAGCATCTCCTGTACGGCTCTTAGATCAGCACCGTTTTCAAGCAGATGTGTAGCAAATGAATGTCTGAGCGTATGAGGCGTCAATTCCTTTTGAATGCCTGCTTCGATGGCTCGTTTTTTTAAGTTCTTCCAGAAGCCTTGCCGCGACATCTTTTTCCCGTGATGATTGAGGAATAAGGCATCGGCTGGCTGTTTTTTTAGCAGCTTGCTTCTTCCTTTTTCTATATATTCTTCAATCGCACTTGCAGCGGCTTCGCCAATTGGCACAATTCGCTCTTTTCTTCCTTTTCCAAAGCAGCGGATAAAGCCCATTGTAAGATGAACATCTGCAAGGGTCAGATCCAGCATTTCACTCACGCGAATGCCTGTTGCATATAAAAGCTCCAGCATAGCTTTGTCCCGGTAGTCAAATGGTGTGTGCTGCTTTGGTGTATCGAGCAGCTTTTCGACCTCACCGAGTGATAGAACTTTCGGTAATTTCCGCTCTGTTTTTTGCGTTTCAATGTTCCATGACGGGTCATCTGTTGTCACTTTTTCCCGTAGCAGAAATTGGTGAAAGGAGCGAATCGATGATAGATGCCTTACGGACGTTTTGCTCGATTTCCCTTCCTCTTTTAGCTGCTTTAAATAATGAATGATATGAAGACGCGTGACGTCTTTGATATCGGCTAGTTGCTCGTCTGTCATTAAAAAAGACAAGTAGTTCTGTAAATCTCTTTTATAAGAGACAATGGTATTTTCAGAGAGTCCTCTCTCTACCGTCATAAAATGAATAAAGTCGGATAATTGATCGTTCAATGGTTTCTACTCCCCGTTTTGATAAAAATAAATCAATCGGTCTTGCCAGTTGTCTTGATTCGGCTGATCCATTTCCATCACTTTAATCGCTGCACCCTCTGGTTTATCATAACGATGGTAGCTTTCATATTCTGAATTTATCCATATCATAGCATAATAGAACAGGACGGTAAAACCAGTGAACAAGATAAATACTTTCATCACTTCACCTGTTGTTTTGAGCCATTTTCGCATGATCTTCATGTCCTTTCTCATCTTCTCATTACTTCAGCATATGCCAGGTGGGACAAGGAATATACAGCGAAAATGCAAAAAACCTCTTCATATGAAATGAAAAGGTTCCAATTCGGATTATTGGCCGGATTCATCATCATGACAGCGATGGCAAATACCATGGAATGTCAATCTATGATCCTTAATTTTAAATTTCCAGTCGCGTTCAATAATCTCTTCAACATCTTCTAATAAATCATCTTCTATCTCATCGACTGTCCCGCATTCCATGCAGACAAGATGGTGATGGAAGTGGGCGGCTCCTTCTTTGCGAAGATCATATCGCGAAACGCCGTCTCCAAAGTTAATTTTATCAACAACTTTCAGTTCAGTTAGCAATTCTAACGTCCGATAAACAGTAGCAAGACCAATTTCAGGAGACTTCTCTTTTACGAGGAGGTATACATCTTCTGCACTTAAATGGTCTTCTTCATTCTCAAGCAGTACTCTGACTGTTGCTTCACGCTGTGGCGTGAGCTTATAGCTGGAAGAATGAAGCTGTTTCTTAATTCGATCAATCCGATTTTCCATTGACTTTCCCTCCTACGCCACATTACTTGATCATTATATCAAATGATGTGCAGAGAGCCAACTATAATCATTTTAAAATGATAAATAAATTGATTATTATTTAATAACGATTATAAAAAATATTAAAACAGGACACCGGCTAGCTTTTTCATCAGCATGAATGATAAGTACGATTCAAAAAAGGATGAGAGTGCAGCAAGCGCTAATATCATCAGCAGAACAGATGCATACCGTCCAAACCACTGGACTGGCGCTTGACTGATCGTTTTTTTCATGAAAAGCTGTCCAATGAGACGGATGGAAAACGCAATCGCACATGTTCCGATGACTAAATATGCTGGAATGAGCAAAATATTTTGCGGAAGAACCGATACGAAAGAAAGAAAAAATCCACTGAGCCCCATTTGATTCACTAGAAAACCAACAGTAAAGCCAACGACAATCCCTTTTAAAAAGATCATGAGAAAGATGAGCGGCAGACCAATGATGGAAATTCCTAGTATCCACATGAGGCCTAAATATTTCATATGATGCAGGAAGCTTTGCAAAAACATTTCTTTTGATTCTGCCGCTTTCTCATTCGTCAGCTGACCAAAAAATTGATTTAAATAATAGAATAAATCCTCTTTCTGACTGATTGTCATGCTGTTGACGATAATAGCCCCAAAGATGACGCCCATTAAAAAGAGTACCGAGACAAACAAATAAATCGATAGATGATCTTTTACGTGCTGAAGAAGATGTTCCTTCCAAGACTTTTTCCGCATGCGTCTTCCTCCCAAATAGTAAAGGTTACTAGATTCTATGAGAGAGAATACGAAACATGACAGTTTTATCGAAAGAAAAAAGAGAAAGCAGTGTACAGGCTGCTTTCTCTTTTTCATTTATCGTGACGCTTTTTGTACGTTCACAAGCCCGGCACCATAATAAAAAGGATCTCCAAGCTTTGTTGCTGTTTTTGAAAGTCTTTCGCGCACTTCTTCGTTTGTCAGATTAGGATGTTTTGATAGAATCACAGCCGCAGCACCCGTAACATGAGGTGATGCCATTGACGTACCGCTTTTGTAGCCATATTCGTTATGAGGAATCGTGCTTAGCGTTGAAACGCCTGGTGCTGATACTTCCACCTCTTCGCCAACAGAGGAATCAAAGGCTCTTTGCTTCCTTTGGTCAACAGATGCGACAGCCATCACTGAGCTGTATTTGGCCGGGTAGTCAATCGTATTGAGTGAGCCATAACTCCCAGCATTCCCGGCAGAAGCCACAATGAGAATCCCTTTGTCATACGCTTTATCTACCGCTTCTTTCAGCGCCTCAGATTCACTTGCTCCCCCCATACTAATATTGATGACATCCATGTCATTTTCGATCGCCCACTCAATGCCTTTAATGATCCAGCTATAGTAGCCGTCACCATTTTGATCTGCCACCTTGATAGCAT encodes:
- the deoB gene encoding phosphopentomutase; this encodes MPDYQYKRIFLIVMDSVGIGEAPDAADFNDVGADTLGHIAEKMNGLHMPNMAKLGLSHIKEIKGIPADEKPLAYYGKMQEASNGKDTMTGHWEIMGLYIDTPFKVFPDGFPDELLNELKEKTGRGIIGNKPASGTEILDELGEEHMKTGDLIVYTSADSVLQIAAHEEVVPLEELYRICEIARELTLDEKYMVGRIIARPFVGEPGAFVRTPNRHDYALKPFDRTVMNELKDDGLDVIAIGKISDIYDGEGITSSLRTKSNMDGMDKLVETLKTDFTGLSFLNLVDFDALYGHRRDPEGYGKALEEYDARLPEVFDLLKEDDLLVITADHGNDPVHHGTDHTREYVPLIAYSKKHQEANELPTAKTFADLGATVADNFKSAMPKYGTSFLSKLK
- the xerD gene encoding site-specific tyrosine recombinase XerD; its protein translation is MNDQLSDFIHFMTVERGLSENTIVSYKRDLQNYLSFLMTDEQLADIKDVTRLHIIHYLKQLKEEGKSSKTSVRHLSSIRSFHQFLLREKVTTDDPSWNIETQKTERKLPKVLSLGEVEKLLDTPKQHTPFDYRDKAMLELLYATGIRVSEMLDLTLADVHLTMGFIRCFGKGRKERIVPIGEAAASAIEEYIEKGRSKLLKKQPADALFLNHHGKKMSRQGFWKNLKKRAIEAGIQKELTPHTLRHSFATHLLENGADLRAVQEMLGHADISTTQIYTHVTKTRLKDVYHKFHPRA
- a CDS encoding YqzK family protein, whose protein sequence is MRKWLKTTGEVMKVFILFTGFTVLFYYAMIWINSEYESYHRYDKPEGAAIKVMEMDQPNQDNWQDRLIYFYQNGE
- the fur gene encoding ferric iron uptake transcriptional regulator, with the protein product MENRIDRIKKQLHSSSYKLTPQREATVRVLLENEEDHLSAEDVYLLVKEKSPEIGLATVYRTLELLTELKVVDKINFGDGVSRYDLRKEGAAHFHHHLVCMECGTVDEIEDDLLEDVEEIIERDWKFKIKDHRLTFHGICHRCHDDESGQ
- the spoIIM gene encoding stage II sporulation protein M, with product MRKKSWKEHLLQHVKDHLSIYLFVSVLFLMGVIFGAIIVNSMTISQKEDLFYYLNQFFGQLTNEKAAESKEMFLQSFLHHMKYLGLMWILGISIIGLPLIFLMIFLKGIVVGFTVGFLVNQMGLSGFFLSFVSVLPQNILLIPAYLVIGTCAIAFSIRLIGQLFMKKTISQAPVQWFGRYASVLLMILALAALSSFFESYLSFMLMKKLAGVLF